One window of Bifidobacterium pseudocatenulatum DSM 20438 = JCM 1200 = LMG 10505 genomic DNA carries:
- a CDS encoding LacI family DNA-binding transcriptional regulator, which translates to MVGIKDVAALAGVSISTVSYVMTGKRPIGAKTRQRVLQAARDLGYLAKNGSPAPLNGETHFVALSSPVHDSTSYTNYCAYFLNFLKAARQLGYETLLLTEETGDEQLRSIIDTGMVDGVALMDVTMNDPRIELAQFSTIPFISIGHPMDEINVPCIDTDFIEMGEMIMQTLHRNGHDRILFIGGKKIDYERAGGANYLIRLRTSMHAAAARYGIHIDEEFTDNDDFDAAENLLERFISDKKIQRS; encoded by the coding sequence ATGGTTGGAATCAAGGACGTGGCAGCCCTCGCAGGAGTTTCCATCAGCACAGTCTCCTATGTGATGACAGGAAAACGTCCAATAGGAGCAAAAACTCGTCAACGGGTATTACAGGCCGCACGTGATCTTGGATACCTAGCGAAAAACGGCAGTCCAGCTCCATTGAATGGAGAGACTCATTTCGTTGCGTTGAGCTCGCCCGTCCATGATTCCACCAGCTACACCAATTATTGCGCATATTTTCTCAATTTCCTCAAAGCAGCGAGACAACTTGGCTATGAAACATTGCTGCTAACCGAAGAAACAGGGGATGAGCAGCTGCGTTCCATCATTGACACCGGAATGGTAGATGGCGTCGCACTTATGGATGTGACCATGAATGATCCCCGGATAGAGTTAGCTCAGTTTTCGACCATCCCTTTCATTTCCATCGGACATCCCATGGATGAAATAAACGTACCTTGCATTGATACCGATTTCATCGAAATGGGCGAAATGATTATGCAGACGCTTCACCGCAATGGACATGACAGAATACTGTTTATAGGAGGGAAAAAGATTGATTATGAACGCGCTGGAGGCGCGAATTACCTTATTCGACTGAGAACATCAATGCATGCCGCAGCCGCGCGTTACGGAATCCATATAGATGAAGAATTTACCGACAATGATGATTTCGATGCTGCAGAGAACCTACTTGAACGGTTCATTTCAGATAAAAAAATACAGCGATCGTAA
- a CDS encoding type 1 glutamine amidotransferase family protein, whose protein sequence is MRSLPEETVYHPLTPADVVPVSPIGNDAEALASFKDDPWTGMDGRPAIVSNAYGDERNVYGGARLGHNGITKSLPADGEPIVMSSVERDGTIATINLNGVLIIKN, encoded by the coding sequence GTGAGATCACTTCCAGAGGAGACCGTCTATCATCCGCTTACCCCCGCCGATGTCGTTCCGGTTAGTCCAATCGGGAACGATGCGGAGGCGCTCGCATCGTTCAAGGATGATCCGTGGACCGGCATGGACGGACGTCCCGCGATCGTGTCCAACGCGTACGGCGATGAGCGCAACGTGTACGGCGGAGCACGTCTGGGCCACAATGGCATCACCAAGAGCCTGCCGGCCGACGGGGAGCCGATCGTCATGTCGTCGGTCGAGCGCGATGGAACGATTGCTACCATCAACCTCAATGGCGTGCTGATCATCAAGAACTAA
- a CDS encoding ABC transporter substrate-binding protein produces the protein MKFFMKKKMIALCGAAAMILPLAACGTTQAGTTDEQGKTVVNVWAWDNNLKANAKVFMKKNPNIVIKFTNAGSGKDEYQALNNALEAGSGVPDIAMIEYYAIPEYAIKGSLKNLNDYGTAKYKDFYTPGTWNAVNFNGGMYGMPVDSGPMAFYYNKEVFDKAGISEAPKTWDEFYQDAKKIKQTGSYITNDPGNAGFFNAMVWQAGGHPYSTSKDGTKVTIKLTTDKGVQKFCDFWQKMIDEGLIETKTKDSSDDWYRSIGSGEFASVISAAWAPGMFLNNAPEGAGKWRIAQMPTWNAGENVSSEYGGSSLALMSSSKNADAAYKFMEFASTNSDAIMSRVNQGGFPADLKTMSNDEFLNQTTMVNSDGDTVDYFGGEKFNAEFAEAAKHVTSKFEFLPYDVYARSVFTDTVGAAYMGQTTMKEGVKAWQDKLVEQGKSQGFTVNE, from the coding sequence ATGAAGTTTTTTATGAAGAAGAAAATGATTGCGCTTTGTGGCGCAGCGGCGATGATTCTCCCATTGGCAGCATGCGGAACGACTCAGGCGGGGACCACCGATGAACAGGGTAAGACAGTTGTCAACGTTTGGGCTTGGGACAACAACCTCAAAGCCAACGCCAAAGTATTCATGAAGAAAAATCCTAACATCGTCATCAAATTCACGAACGCCGGCAGCGGTAAAGATGAATATCAGGCGCTGAATAATGCTTTGGAAGCCGGCAGTGGAGTGCCGGACATAGCTATGATTGAATACTATGCAATTCCTGAATACGCAATTAAGGGATCACTCAAAAATCTGAATGATTACGGGACTGCCAAATATAAGGATTTCTACACTCCTGGCACTTGGAACGCAGTGAACTTTAATGGCGGCATGTACGGCATGCCAGTCGATTCAGGCCCAATGGCTTTTTATTATAACAAGGAAGTGTTTGACAAAGCCGGCATATCCGAAGCTCCAAAAACTTGGGACGAATTCTACCAAGATGCAAAAAAGATCAAACAAACTGGCTCATATATCACCAACGACCCAGGAAATGCCGGATTCTTCAACGCGATGGTTTGGCAGGCCGGCGGCCATCCATATTCCACGTCTAAGGATGGTACCAAAGTCACCATCAAGCTCACTACCGATAAAGGGGTACAGAAATTCTGCGATTTCTGGCAGAAGATGATTGACGAAGGACTCATCGAAACGAAAACTAAAGATAGTTCCGACGACTGGTACCGCTCCATCGGTTCTGGAGAATTCGCGAGCGTGATTTCCGCAGCATGGGCTCCGGGAATGTTCCTGAACAATGCTCCGGAAGGCGCCGGAAAGTGGAGAATCGCTCAAATGCCAACATGGAATGCCGGGGAGAACGTTAGCTCCGAATACGGCGGCTCCTCACTCGCATTGATGTCATCTTCGAAGAACGCCGATGCCGCGTACAAGTTCATGGAATTCGCCAGCACTAATTCTGATGCCATCATGTCCCGAGTGAATCAGGGTGGTTTCCCTGCTGATTTAAAGACCATGTCTAACGATGAATTCCTCAATCAGACCACTATGGTGAATTCCGATGGAGACACAGTGGACTACTTCGGTGGAGAAAAATTCAACGCTGAATTTGCCGAAGCGGCGAAGCATGTCACTTCCAAGTTCGAGTTCCTCCCCTACGACGTTTACGCACGAAGCGTTTTCACCGATACTGTAGGAGCCGCTTACATGGGGCAAACAACAATGAAGGAAGGCGTGAAGGCTTGGCAGGACAAGCTTGTCGAGCAAGGTAAGAGCCAAGGCTTCACGGTGAACGAATAA
- a CDS encoding LacI family DNA-binding transcriptional regulator encodes MTTIKTTSRPKVSDIAQAAGVSPATVSKVINGRNGVSDETRDRVELLLEEAGFRKKLPTTKTMRSIELVVNEMTNNGSVEMVKEATSYARDFGIGITVSCAGPDSEEHATRNEASSCLRSAIERNPLGVILLLSNISSAEESLLQTRNIPYVIVDPVGQVSADALGVGIDNWTGGMLATQYLISLGHRRIAVITGPTNSQSSQARLSGYMAALQKNGISADPHLIKVGDYVSDKAYKAACDLLEMREQDRPTAIFAFNDLGAINVYRAARQHGISLPEQLSIIGFDDVYPAASMCPSLTTIRQPFNLIARQCIDLILEAREGKVEQNYFILPTQLVERESCTSPALP; translated from the coding sequence ATGACCACAATCAAAACAACAAGCAGACCGAAGGTCTCCGATATCGCCCAAGCGGCGGGAGTATCCCCCGCCACCGTATCCAAGGTCATCAATGGCCGCAATGGAGTCTCCGACGAGACACGCGATCGGGTGGAACTGCTCCTCGAAGAAGCCGGATTCCGCAAAAAACTTCCCACAACCAAAACCATGCGGTCAATCGAACTGGTCGTCAACGAAATGACCAACAACGGCTCCGTGGAGATGGTCAAGGAGGCAACTTCATACGCCAGAGATTTTGGCATCGGCATCACTGTAAGCTGCGCCGGACCGGATTCCGAAGAACACGCGACAAGAAACGAGGCCAGCAGCTGCCTCCGCAGCGCCATCGAACGCAACCCACTGGGCGTCATACTTCTCTTATCAAATATTTCATCGGCCGAGGAATCGCTACTGCAGACGAGGAACATCCCATATGTAATTGTCGATCCGGTCGGGCAGGTCTCCGCTGACGCATTGGGGGTGGGCATTGATAACTGGACCGGAGGAATGCTCGCCACGCAATATCTCATATCATTGGGTCACCGACGGATCGCCGTCATCACCGGCCCCACCAATTCACAATCCTCGCAAGCGCGACTGAGCGGATACATGGCGGCGCTGCAGAAAAACGGCATCAGCGCGGATCCGCATCTCATCAAGGTTGGCGACTACGTATCCGATAAGGCATACAAAGCGGCATGCGATCTCCTGGAAATGAGGGAACAGGACCGACCAACCGCCATCTTCGCGTTCAACGATCTCGGCGCAATCAATGTCTATCGCGCCGCCCGACAGCACGGCATCAGTCTGCCCGAACAGCTATCGATCATCGGCTTCGACGATGTCTATCCTGCGGCAAGCATGTGTCCGTCCCTGACGACCATCAGGCAACCATTCAACCTCATCGCCAGGCAATGCATCGACCTGATTCTCGAAGCGCGGGAAGGGAAGGTGGAACAGAATTACTTCATTCTTCCCACGCAACTCGTCGAACGCGAAAGCTGCACATCGCCAGCACTGCCGTAA